The Flavobacteriales bacterium region TCCTTCATCCTCAGAGTCTGAACTGACGGGTATGAGATCCATACCACAGATGGGGCAATCTCCCGGCTCTGGTTGCCTGATCTGCGGGTGCATGGAGCATGTCCAATCGCTGGTGCTCTGCACATCGCCCGATTGTTCCGTTGCGGTCTTCTCCGCTCCGCTATTCATCATTCTGCCCAGCAGAAATCCTAGAATCAAGGTGGCGAAGGCGATGAGTACGATCTTTTTTCTTGTGTTATTCATGTCCCTTCTATTGTGCGATGATGTATAAGAATTCGGCTCGTGCAATGAGCCCATCCCGTATGACTTTGATTGTCTTTTTCTGATAATCCAGCAGCTGATCCTCGATGGCCAAGACTTCATCGTATCCGGCTCCTGAATTGCTGTAATCACTGATCAAGAGATCTCTGACCTGCTTGGCATTAGTGACCTGCTCAGTGTATAATTCGATATTCTCCACACTGCTCTCGACTGCATATTTCTTGAGCTCCAATTTCGATTCGAGTTCATTGACCATATTCTGTTCGGAGAATTCCATGGCCTCTTTTCTCAATACAGCTTCCTGCGTCTGCGCCTTGTACTTCTTCCTGAATATGGGCAGGCTCATCGAGACCATGGGCATGATCACATCCTTGCCATTATCATCCAAGCCTTGGATGGGTCGGTCATCGACCAGCACATAGTCCAGACCGAGCCCGAAGGATGGTCTGCCTTGCCGAGTTGCCAGCACTTCTGCTGCCTCTGCGGCCTTGATGCGTGATCGGACTGCCTGGAGATTTCCATTATTGAATAGGCCGGAATCAGCGACCTGAGGCAAGTCGAGGGACGATGAGTCGAATCGATCGATGATACGAATGCTGTCCTGCTGACTTCTGTTCAAGGCTGCATTCATCTGAAACTCCAAGGGGGCGATCTTGTCCTGAAGCAAGCGAATCGCTGTCTCTGATTGCTCGATCATGATGTCCGTGCGGATGACATCGGCCATGCTGTTCCTGCCCACCGAGAATCCTGAAAGGGCCAATTCCTTACGGCTCTTCAAAAGCACAAGATTATCCTCGAGCAGGTCAATGCGCTCATGGATTTCCCAGAGGTCGTAGTAGGTTATACGCACAGTCAATTCCAAGAGGTGCTGCTGATCCAGAAACTCCTGATAGGCTGCCTCTGCTAGATGGGTACGCACGTCACTCTTGGCTTGCAGGGTGCCGAACCAAGGGAACATCTGAGCCAAGGAGAACTTCATGCGCTGCGGGCCGACACGGGTCTCCACCGGACTGATGAAATATCCGAAGGAGAAGGTAGGATCCGGCAAGGCGCTGGCCTGTGCGATGGTCTGCATCTCGGCTTCGAATCGGGCATAGCTTGCTTTGACACCAGGGTTGTTCTCCAGTGCTTCTGTCGTCAATTCTTCTATCGACTGCGCGGTGACCACGGTCGACAGCAGACTGA contains the following coding sequences:
- a CDS encoding TolC family protein, with translation MTHRIFICIFLFSLLSTVVTAQSIEELTTEALENNPGVKASYARFEAEMQTIAQASALPDPTFSFGYFISPVETRVGPQRMKFSLAQMFPWFGTLQAKSDVRTHLAEAAYQEFLDQQHLLELTVRITYYDLWEIHERIDLLEDNLVLLKSRKELALSGFSVGRNSMADVIRTDIMIEQSETAIRLLQDKIAPLEFQMNAALNRSQQDSIRIIDRFDSSSLDLPQVADSGLFNNGNLQAVRSRIKAAEAAEVLATRQGRPSFGLGLDYVLVDDRPIQGLDDNGKDVIMPMVSMSLPIFRKKYKAQTQEAVLRKEAMEFSEQNMVNELESKLELKKYAVESSVENIELYTEQVTNAKQVRDLLISDYSNSGAGYDEVLAIEDQLLDYQKKTIKVIRDGLIARAEFLYIIAQ